A region of Massilia sp. WG5 DNA encodes the following proteins:
- a CDS encoding xanthine dehydrogenase family protein subunit M, producing MNPFSFTQPKDIGGVLAALASAGARPIAGGTNLLDLIKEGVMTPDQLVDINAIAPAGLDRIEEADGGLRLGALARNADTAYHPLVRDRYPLLSSAILAGASPQLRNMATNGGNLLQRTRCVYFYDVGVPCNKREPGTGCPAKHGINRQLAILGTSEQCIATHPSDMCVALRALDAVVHVRSAAGGREIPFADFHRLPGDRPDLDSTLQPGELIVHIALPDATRFAAHSAYIKVRERLSYAFALVSVAAALDLDRGTIRAARIALGGVAHRPWRVEEAERELEGKPAGEAAFALAAERILQGARGYGQNDFKLPLAKNAIVQALSTAMRGTEYARGERE from the coding sequence ATGAACCCGTTCTCGTTCACCCAGCCGAAGGACATCGGCGGCGTGCTGGCCGCCCTCGCCTCCGCAGGCGCAAGGCCGATCGCCGGCGGCACCAACCTGCTCGATTTAATCAAAGAAGGCGTCATGACGCCAGATCAGCTGGTCGACATCAACGCCATCGCCCCGGCCGGCCTGGACCGCATCGAGGAAGCCGACGGCGGCCTGCGCCTGGGCGCCCTCGCCCGCAATGCCGATACCGCCTACCACCCGCTGGTCCGCGACCGCTATCCGCTGCTGTCGAGCGCGATCCTGGCCGGCGCTTCGCCGCAGCTGCGGAACATGGCGACCAACGGCGGCAACCTGCTGCAGCGCACCCGCTGCGTCTACTTCTACGATGTCGGCGTGCCCTGCAACAAGCGGGAGCCCGGCACCGGCTGCCCGGCCAAGCACGGCATCAACCGCCAGCTGGCCATCCTCGGCACCAGCGAGCAGTGCATCGCGACGCATCCGTCCGATATGTGCGTGGCCCTGCGCGCGCTCGACGCCGTGGTGCACGTGCGCTCCGCCGCGGGCGGGCGCGAGATTCCCTTCGCCGACTTCCACCGCCTGCCCGGCGACCGTCCGGACCTCGACAGCACGCTGCAGCCGGGCGAGCTGATCGTCCATATCGCCCTGCCCGACGCCACCCGCTTCGCCGCTCACAGCGCCTACATCAAGGTGCGCGAACGCCTGTCGTACGCGTTCGCGCTGGTGTCGGTGGCGGCCGCGCTGGACCTGGACCGCGGCACCATTCGCGCGGCCCGCATCGCCCTGGGCGGCGTCGCCCATCGACCCTGGCGCGTCGAGGAAGCCGAGCGCGAGCTGGAAGGCAAGCCGGCCGGCGAAGCCGCGTTCGCACTGGCCGCCGAGCGCATCCTGCAGGGCGCGCGCGGCTACGGACAGAACGACTTCAAGCTGCCGCTGGCGAAGAACGCCATCGTGCAGGCCTTGAGCACCGCCATGCGCGGCACCGAATATGCCAGGGGAGAGAGAGAATGA
- a CDS encoding (2Fe-2S)-binding protein produces the protein MAPHQQHPIRLRINGQEREFDVESWVTLLDLLRERAGLTGTKKGCDHGQCGACTVLLDGRRVNSCLTLAVMQDGHEVTTVEGLARGDALHPLQQAFIDCDAFQCGYCTPGQICSAAGLIAEGQARTIADVRELMSGNVCRCGAYPQIVRAVAQVLELDASALDGGQPFTTGPVLA, from the coding sequence ATGGCCCCTCACCAGCAGCATCCGATCCGCCTGCGCATCAACGGGCAGGAGCGGGAATTCGACGTCGAATCCTGGGTTACCCTGCTCGACCTCCTGCGCGAGCGCGCCGGGCTGACCGGCACCAAGAAAGGCTGCGACCATGGCCAGTGCGGCGCCTGCACCGTCCTGCTCGACGGCCGGCGCGTCAATTCCTGCCTGACCCTGGCGGTCATGCAGGATGGCCATGAGGTCACCACCGTCGAGGGCCTGGCCCGGGGCGACGCCCTGCATCCGCTGCAGCAGGCCTTCATCGACTGCGACGCCTTCCAGTGCGGCTACTGCACGCCGGGCCAGATCTGCTCGGCCGCCGGCCTGATCGCCGAAGGCCAGGCCAGGACCATCGCCGACGTGCGCGAACTCATGAGCGGCAACGTCTGCCGCTGCGGCGCCTATCCGCAGATCGTGCGCGCGGTGGCGCAGGTGCTGGAACTGGACGCCTCCGCCCTCGACGGCGGACAGCCCTTCACGACCGGCCCGGTGCTCGCATGA
- a CDS encoding DUF642 domain-containing protein has translation MKRQLSIAALVLLCASSARANIVENGGFESGASGWNVAGNVEVFSMTGPSYFGAGSTASNGAGMVAFNAGDTAGDGLLSQRIATQAGQAYTVSFDYGLTDCDAACTQQLRVGVVGAYGDSLLDTTAVARFGPELARYSFSFIADGDKAMLEFHDFSGNQTVSLDGVLDNVDVSAKVPEPGSLALLGLGMLGIGAFLRRARRMCVI, from the coding sequence ATGAAACGTCAACTGTCGATTGCCGCGCTGGTGCTGCTGTGCGCTAGCTCGGCCAGGGCCAATATCGTCGAGAACGGCGGTTTCGAGTCCGGCGCCAGCGGCTGGAACGTCGCGGGGAATGTCGAGGTCTTTTCGATGACCGGTCCTTCCTACTTCGGCGCGGGCAGCACCGCCAGCAACGGCGCCGGCATGGTCGCCTTCAATGCGGGCGACACGGCCGGCGACGGCCTGCTCTCGCAGCGGATCGCTACCCAGGCCGGCCAGGCCTACACGGTCAGCTTCGACTACGGCCTGACCGACTGCGACGCCGCATGCACGCAGCAACTGCGTGTCGGCGTGGTCGGCGCCTATGGCGACAGCCTGCTGGACACGACCGCCGTTGCCCGCTTCGGTCCGGAGCTGGCGCGCTACAGCTTCAGCTTCATTGCAGACGGCGACAAGGCGATGCTGGAGTTCCACGATTTTTCCGGCAACCAGACGGTTTCCCTGGATGGTGTACTGGATAACGTCGACGTCTCGGCCAAGGTGCCGGAACCGGGCTCGCTCGCCCTGCTGGGCCTGGGCATGCTCGGTATCGGCGCTTTCTTGCGCCGCGCCCGCCGTATGTGTGTCATCTAA
- a CDS encoding diguanylate cyclase domain-containing protein — MLSQQELAEQERVKALRAVAVLDTPQEDRFDRFTRLAATAFQAPIALVSLVDADRQWFKSRVGLDALETPRSMSFCSHAVALDDLLVVPDTHLDERFVDNPLVVGSPGIRFYAGQPVHSVEGQPLGTLCVIDRQPRQFGDAEKRMLRDLAQMVQDEMNRGVLVAARDAAQMALRELNVQLERRVEDRTRELHAKNRLLEQEAQQRMLAQQALMQKQELLDAVLESVDVGVVACGADGALTLFNRAARDLHGMDIAHLKAVEWAQHYRLFEEDGATPLEEARIPLARALRGENVKDVPMVVVRDDRREDGQRDQRAHRVLASGRALKGPNGEPLGAVVAMKDVSELAESRARVIESEERLRTIADNVPALIAYIDTGLRYGFANQRYQEWFGVKSADMLGKTVAEAMGEAFFAPRRAALERCLDGHGSALEIEEERRGRRRVISTTYLPHVRDGQVHGIYVLSTDATSAREYERQLHALAHADHLTGLPNRRSYEERLAQAIARSRRSAMAMALVYLDVDHFKQINDGLGHASGDAVLREFAKRLSSTVRTTDTVARLAGDEFVIVLEQVGSARECSRIADKLLEALRADFLVDGQPRRVTASIGIAWSARPEQAALAHTADEALYQSKREGRDTATVLLAGGH, encoded by the coding sequence ATGCTCAGTCAACAAGAACTCGCAGAACAGGAGCGCGTGAAGGCCTTGCGTGCCGTGGCCGTGCTCGACACGCCGCAGGAAGACCGCTTCGACCGCTTCACGCGTCTCGCCGCCACCGCGTTCCAGGCGCCGATCGCGCTGGTGTCCCTGGTCGACGCGGACCGCCAATGGTTCAAGTCGCGCGTCGGCCTCGACGCCCTCGAGACCCCGCGCTCCATGTCCTTCTGCAGTCATGCGGTCGCGCTCGACGACCTGCTGGTGGTGCCCGACACCCATCTCGACGAACGCTTCGTCGACAACCCGCTGGTGGTCGGTTCGCCCGGCATCCGCTTCTACGCCGGCCAGCCGGTGCACAGCGTGGAAGGCCAGCCGCTCGGCACCCTGTGCGTCATCGACCGCCAGCCGCGCCAGTTCGGCGATGCCGAGAAACGCATGCTGCGCGACCTGGCCCAGATGGTGCAGGACGAAATGAATCGCGGCGTCTTGGTGGCGGCGCGCGACGCCGCCCAGATGGCGCTGCGCGAGCTGAACGTCCAGCTCGAGCGCCGGGTCGAGGACCGCACCCGCGAACTGCATGCCAAGAACCGCCTGCTCGAACAGGAAGCGCAGCAGCGCATGCTGGCCCAGCAGGCCCTGATGCAGAAGCAGGAGCTGCTCGATGCGGTGCTGGAATCGGTGGATGTCGGCGTGGTCGCCTGCGGCGCCGACGGCGCGCTGACCCTGTTCAACCGCGCCGCGCGTGACCTGCACGGCATGGACATCGCTCATCTGAAGGCGGTGGAATGGGCGCAGCACTACCGCCTGTTCGAGGAAGACGGCGCCACGCCGCTGGAGGAGGCCCGCATCCCGCTGGCGCGCGCCCTGCGCGGCGAGAACGTCAAGGATGTGCCGATGGTGGTCGTGCGCGACGACCGGCGGGAAGATGGGCAGCGCGACCAGCGCGCGCACCGGGTGCTGGCCAGCGGCCGCGCGCTGAAGGGCCCGAACGGCGAGCCGCTGGGCGCGGTGGTGGCGATGAAGGATGTCAGCGAGCTGGCCGAGTCGCGCGCCCGCGTCATCGAGAGCGAGGAGCGCCTGCGCACCATCGCCGACAACGTGCCGGCCCTGATCGCCTACATCGACACCGGCCTGCGCTACGGCTTCGCCAACCAGCGCTACCAGGAATGGTTCGGCGTGAAGAGCGCCGACATGCTCGGCAAGACCGTTGCCGAAGCGATGGGCGAAGCCTTCTTCGCGCCGCGCCGCGCGGCCCTGGAGCGCTGCCTGGACGGCCACGGTTCGGCGCTGGAGATCGAGGAAGAGCGCCGCGGACGCCGCCGCGTGATCAGCACCACCTACCTGCCGCACGTGCGCGACGGCCAGGTGCATGGCATCTATGTGCTGTCGACCGACGCCACCTCGGCCCGCGAATACGAGCGCCAACTGCACGCGCTGGCGCACGCGGACCACCTGACCGGCCTGCCGAACCGCCGCAGCTACGAGGAGCGCCTGGCGCAGGCGATCGCGCGCTCGCGCCGCAGCGCGATGGCGATGGCGCTGGTCTATCTCGACGTCGACCACTTCAAGCAGATCAACGACGGCCTCGGCCACGCCAGCGGCGACGCCGTGCTGCGCGAATTCGCCAAGCGGCTCTCGAGCACCGTGCGCACGACCGACACCGTGGCGCGCCTGGCCGGCGACGAGTTCGTGATCGTGCTCGAGCAGGTCGGCTCGGCGCGCGAGTGCAGCCGCATCGCCGACAAGCTGCTGGAAGCGCTGCGTGCCGACTTCCTGGTCGACGGCCAGCCGCGCCGCGTCACGGCCAGCATCGGCATCGCCTGGTCGGCCCGTCCGGAGCAGGCCGCGCTGGCGCACACGGCCGACGAAGCCCTGTACCAGTCCAAGCGGGAAGGGCGCGACACCGCCACGGTACTGCTGGCCGGCGGGCATTGA
- a CDS encoding sensor domain-containing diguanylate cyclase, with translation MNRQSMPPGSAPRLKHLNRVRRPLVGRSIALLAAFCVLLVGIHGWSLWTARQGQLAETAASTANMARALAAQAETSFKVADAILAETVERVEHDGAAGAAGERLHRRFVHIAAHSAEVHGLFVYGPDGSWEVTALPHPVQANNADRDYFRYHQSHLDRRTHVGKPVRSRSSGALVIPVSRRIDRPDGSFGGVALVTLDLGFFGRFYDSFDVGREGSIALALDDGTLLYRRPYREGLIGTDISKGPVFQMLRNTGPVGTALLKSGIDGIERLFSYHHLDGYPLLVLSAQSKDEILDDWWVAAIKMSCVVAFAIAVLAWGGARMVRQIRSREQLEDELREAGAALERHNETLKVQAESDGLTGLANRRMFEETLGRELARARRTGASFALILADVDCFKKYNDRYGHVAGDDCLRKVAVAIAAGVRRPGDLAVRYGGEEFAVILPETDLEGALTVAETIRAAVAALAIEHADGPTGKVSLSLGVAAGPAGAETDGAWVEAADRQLYQAKAGGRNRVAAGDASLALA, from the coding sequence TTGAACCGCCAATCGATGCCGCCGGGTTCCGCGCCCCGCCTGAAGCACCTGAACCGCGTCCGCCGTCCGCTGGTCGGCCGCTCGATCGCCCTGCTGGCCGCGTTCTGCGTGCTGCTGGTCGGCATCCACGGCTGGAGCCTGTGGACGGCGCGCCAGGGCCAGCTGGCCGAGACCGCGGCCAGCACAGCGAACATGGCGCGCGCGCTGGCGGCCCAGGCCGAGACCTCGTTCAAGGTGGCCGATGCGATCCTGGCCGAGACCGTGGAGCGCGTCGAGCACGACGGCGCGGCCGGCGCGGCGGGCGAGCGCCTGCACCGGCGCTTCGTGCACATCGCCGCCCATTCCGCCGAAGTGCACGGCCTGTTCGTGTACGGCCCGGACGGCAGCTGGGAAGTCACCGCGCTGCCGCATCCGGTCCAGGCGAACAATGCCGACCGCGATTACTTTCGCTACCACCAGTCCCACCTCGATCGCCGCACCCACGTCGGCAAGCCGGTGCGCAGCCGGTCCAGCGGCGCGCTGGTGATCCCGGTGTCGCGCCGCATCGACCGTCCGGACGGCAGTTTCGGCGGGGTCGCGCTGGTGACCCTGGACCTCGGCTTCTTCGGCCGTTTCTATGACAGCTTCGACGTCGGCCGCGAGGGCAGCATCGCACTGGCCCTCGACGACGGCACGCTGCTCTACCGGCGCCCGTACCGGGAAGGCCTGATCGGCACCGACATCAGCAAGGGGCCGGTGTTCCAGATGCTGCGCAATACCGGACCGGTCGGCACCGCGCTGCTGAAGTCGGGCATCGACGGCATCGAGCGCCTGTTCAGCTACCACCACCTGGACGGCTATCCGCTGCTGGTCCTCAGCGCCCAGTCGAAGGACGAGATCCTCGACGACTGGTGGGTGGCGGCGATCAAGATGAGCTGCGTGGTGGCGTTCGCGATCGCCGTGCTGGCCTGGGGCGGCGCGCGCATGGTCCGCCAGATCCGCAGCCGCGAACAGCTCGAGGACGAACTGCGCGAGGCCGGCGCCGCGCTGGAGCGCCACAACGAGACCCTGAAGGTGCAGGCCGAAAGCGACGGCCTGACCGGGCTGGCCAACCGCCGCATGTTCGAAGAGACGCTCGGGCGCGAGCTGGCGCGGGCGCGCCGCACCGGCGCCTCGTTCGCGCTGATCCTGGCCGACGTCGACTGTTTCAAGAAGTACAACGACCGCTACGGCCACGTGGCGGGCGACGACTGCCTGCGCAAGGTGGCGGTGGCGATCGCGGCCGGGGTGCGCCGCCCCGGCGACCTGGCGGTGCGCTACGGCGGCGAGGAATTCGCCGTGATCCTGCCGGAGACCGACCTCGAAGGCGCCCTGACGGTGGCCGAGACGATCCGCGCCGCGGTGGCCGCGCTGGCGATCGAACATGCCGACGGCCCGACCGGCAAGGTCAGCCTGAGCCTGGGCGTGGCGGCCGGCCCGGCCGGCGCCGAAACCGACGGCGCCTGGGTCGAGGCCGCGGACCGCCAGCTGTACCAAGCCAAGGCGGGCGGCCGCAACCGGGTGGCCGCGGGTGACGCATCGCTTGCACTTGCATAG
- a CDS encoding MarR family winged helix-turn-helix transcriptional regulator yields MNPNPPPLLDDQLCFALYSTGLAMNKVYRKLLRKLDLTYPQYLVMLVLWERDGVTVSDIGARLFLDSATLTPLLKRLEAGGLVARARSNADERQVVVSLTDAGRALAQQASAIQEQLLCAAACAPGDLLALKGQLERLRGKLADSAE; encoded by the coding sequence ATGAATCCGAACCCACCTCCCTTGCTGGACGACCAGCTCTGCTTCGCCCTCTATTCGACCGGGCTGGCGATGAACAAGGTCTACCGCAAGCTGCTGCGCAAGCTGGACCTGACCTATCCCCAATACCTGGTCATGCTGGTGCTGTGGGAGCGCGACGGCGTGACGGTGTCCGACATCGGCGCCCGGCTGTTCCTCGACTCGGCCACATTGACGCCACTGCTCAAGCGCCTGGAAGCGGGCGGCCTGGTGGCGCGCGCGCGCTCGAACGCCGACGAGCGCCAGGTCGTGGTCAGCCTGACGGACGCCGGCCGCGCGCTGGCGCAGCAGGCGTCCGCGATCCAGGAACAGCTGCTGTGCGCGGCAGCCTGCGCGCCGGGCGATCTGCTGGCGCTCAAGGGGCAGCTCGAGCGGCTGCGCGGCAAGCTGGCCGATAGTGCGGAATAA
- a CDS encoding TonB-dependent siderophore receptor: MKNHLPFPAPQLSAVALAVLALVAQSQAMAQESSPLPPQANAQNEMQQVVVTGTASASGTRKIDTSFSITTATEEQLKAAAPTSTADVLKIVPGVYAEATGGQSGANIEVRGFPSGSDSPFVSVQMNGNPIYPVPVLSFFEGSSAFRLDDTIERVEVLRGGPSTIYSVGQPGATMNFIMKKGGDTPEGNLRFTTGTGNLRRVDGVYSGKIAEGWYGMIGGFYRTTNGVRDAGFPADDGGQLSASLTRKLDQGELTLYARSTSDKNAFYTGVPLISSNNGHTISSFPGFNPLTGTLMSNEMRNFTVEAGPGKTLNYDLGNGRGLNSNLIGADFQQKLNGWDVSNKLNYFSGNLDTIAMFTGNNPLTAADYLAQAIAANNGNAATLAAAGGVSATGGALTYTSGGAAVAPNQQVVQAGLWAVEKKLRSFTDEFRVSKDIGYNNTLTVGAYFANYSSHDVWYLGNSHLMTATPNARLINAKLNNGVVVSNNGTDGNVFYAPIASYNGDNTAGFIADEWRISDRIKVDAGMRHERQRISGSISNLTSADTDNNPLTVYNNGTSQPNGSYTGLSRSDSANSFTVGGLYKLTADASVFVRANQGHTFVYFDDLRNAGSQEVVNDRNRVPNPKVTQYEVGFKTATPLYSAYVNAFFTDFTGISFQQITTTDVLYSVSGSKGKGVEFELAVRPITGLQLQLTGDWQDSTYKDNPAINGNAVQRQPKFQYRFSPSYRIPVGDMAFKLYGTYSHIGSRWADQQNTQYLPSYDTLDLGILAELSDKLELRLSGSNVNNELGLTEGNSRLVGASSGPINARPIFGRTWEASLNYRF, encoded by the coding sequence ATGAAAAATCACCTTCCTTTCCCGGCCCCGCAGCTGTCGGCCGTGGCCCTTGCCGTGCTCGCCCTGGTCGCCCAGTCCCAGGCCATGGCCCAGGAATCCTCTCCCCTGCCCCCGCAGGCCAATGCGCAGAACGAGATGCAGCAGGTGGTCGTGACCGGCACCGCCTCGGCCTCCGGCACACGCAAGATCGACACCAGCTTTTCGATCACCACCGCCACCGAAGAGCAGCTGAAGGCCGCGGCGCCGACCAGCACCGCCGACGTGCTGAAGATCGTGCCGGGCGTGTACGCCGAAGCCACCGGCGGCCAGTCGGGCGCGAATATCGAAGTGCGCGGCTTCCCCTCGGGCAGCGACTCGCCCTTCGTCTCGGTGCAGATGAACGGCAACCCGATCTATCCGGTGCCGGTGCTGTCCTTCTTCGAGGGCTCGTCGGCCTTCCGCCTGGACGACACCATCGAGCGCGTCGAAGTGCTGCGCGGCGGCCCGAGCACCATCTATTCGGTCGGCCAGCCTGGCGCGACCATGAACTTCATCATGAAGAAAGGCGGCGACACGCCTGAAGGCAACCTGCGCTTCACCACCGGCACCGGCAACCTGCGCCGCGTCGACGGCGTCTACAGCGGCAAGATCGCCGAGGGCTGGTATGGCATGATCGGCGGCTTCTACCGCACCACCAACGGCGTGCGCGACGCCGGCTTCCCGGCCGACGATGGCGGCCAGCTGTCGGCCTCCCTGACCCGCAAGCTGGACCAGGGCGAGCTGACCCTGTACGCGCGCTCGACTTCCGACAAGAACGCCTTCTACACCGGCGTGCCGCTGATCTCCTCGAACAACGGCCACACGATCTCGTCCTTCCCCGGCTTCAACCCGCTCACCGGCACCCTGATGAGCAACGAGATGCGCAACTTCACGGTCGAAGCCGGTCCGGGCAAGACCCTGAACTACGACTTGGGCAACGGCCGCGGCCTGAATTCGAACCTGATCGGCGCGGACTTCCAGCAGAAGCTGAACGGCTGGGATGTGTCGAACAAGCTGAACTACTTCAGCGGCAACCTCGACACGATCGCCATGTTCACCGGTAACAACCCGCTGACGGCGGCCGATTACCTGGCGCAGGCGATCGCGGCCAACAACGGCAATGCGGCCACGCTGGCGGCGGCCGGCGGCGTCAGCGCCACCGGCGGCGCGCTCACCTATACGAGCGGCGGCGCCGCGGTCGCGCCGAACCAGCAGGTGGTGCAGGCCGGCCTGTGGGCGGTCGAGAAGAAGCTGCGCTCCTTCACCGACGAATTCCGGGTCAGCAAGGATATCGGCTACAACAACACCTTGACCGTCGGCGCCTACTTCGCCAACTATTCCTCGCACGACGTCTGGTACCTCGGCAACAGCCACCTGATGACGGCGACCCCGAACGCCCGCCTGATCAACGCGAAGCTGAACAACGGCGTGGTCGTGTCCAACAACGGCACCGACGGCAATGTGTTCTACGCGCCGATCGCTTCGTACAACGGCGACAACACCGCCGGCTTCATCGCCGACGAATGGCGCATCAGCGACCGCATCAAGGTCGATGCCGGCATGCGCCACGAGCGCCAGCGCATCTCGGGCTCGATCTCGAACCTGACTTCCGCCGACACCGACAACAACCCGCTGACCGTCTACAACAACGGCACCTCGCAGCCGAACGGCAGCTATACCGGCCTGTCGCGTTCGGATTCGGCGAACTCGTTCACGGTCGGCGGCCTGTACAAGCTGACCGCCGATGCCAGCGTGTTCGTGCGCGCCAACCAGGGCCACACCTTCGTCTACTTCGACGACCTGCGCAATGCCGGCAGCCAGGAGGTGGTCAATGACCGCAACCGCGTGCCGAACCCGAAGGTGACCCAGTACGAAGTCGGCTTCAAGACCGCAACCCCGCTGTACAGCGCCTACGTGAACGCCTTCTTCACCGACTTCACCGGCATCTCCTTCCAGCAGATCACCACCACCGACGTGCTGTACTCGGTCAGCGGCTCGAAGGGCAAGGGTGTGGAATTCGAACTGGCGGTGCGTCCGATCACGGGCCTGCAGCTGCAGCTGACCGGCGACTGGCAGGATTCGACCTACAAGGACAACCCGGCGATCAACGGCAACGCCGTGCAGCGCCAGCCGAAGTTCCAGTACCGCTTCTCGCCGAGCTACCGGATCCCGGTGGGCGACATGGCGTTCAAGCTGTACGGCACTTACTCGCACATCGGCAGCCGCTGGGCCGACCAGCAGAACACCCAGTACCTGCCGTCCTATGACACGCTCGACCTCGGCATCCTGGCCGAACTGTCCGACAAGCTGGAACTGCGCCTGAGCGGCAGCAACGTCAACAACGAGCTCGGCCTCACCGAGGGCAATTCGCGCCTGGTCGGCGCCAGCAGCGGCCCGATCAATGCCCGCCCGATCTTCGGCCGCACCTGGGAAGCGTCGCTCAACTACCGCTTCTGA
- a CDS encoding LacI family DNA-binding transcriptional regulator gives MAAKPRPARDTTVTMEDVARVAGVSTITVSRALRDSPLVTEQTREKIRKIAAEQGYRFNISARNLRMRRSYSVAVVVEMTPVKGRPMSDPYPLELLGGITQELTTAGYSVVLTSRQLLDTAPVQGADGLILLGQGSHGEAVRALQQSSMPLVVWGAPEAGSSYVVVGSDNRKGGASVAERFLEQGRRKLVFVGDVDHAEVQERCAGFVDTLSGRATVHILRPKAFTFEAGFDCVNALLKKKAGHSCDGLFAASDLLAMGAIRALTEAGLRVPDDISVVGYDDTPGAASFVPPLTSVHQYLRDGGVLLARKMLAMIEGRPAQSEMLPTTLIVRQT, from the coding sequence GTGGCTGCGAAGCCGCGTCCTGCACGCGATACCACGGTGACGATGGAGGATGTGGCGCGCGTGGCCGGCGTGTCCACCATCACGGTGTCGCGCGCGCTGCGCGACAGCCCGCTGGTGACCGAGCAGACCCGCGAAAAGATCCGCAAGATCGCCGCCGAGCAGGGCTACCGTTTCAACATCAGCGCCCGCAACCTGCGCATGCGCCGCTCGTACTCGGTGGCGGTGGTGGTCGAGATGACCCCGGTGAAGGGACGGCCGATGTCGGACCCGTATCCGCTCGAGCTCCTGGGCGGCATCACCCAGGAACTGACGACCGCCGGCTACAGCGTGGTGCTGACCTCGCGCCAGCTGCTCGACACCGCGCCGGTGCAGGGCGCCGACGGCCTGATCCTGCTGGGCCAGGGCTCGCACGGCGAGGCGGTGCGTGCGCTGCAGCAGAGCAGCATGCCGCTGGTCGTATGGGGCGCGCCGGAAGCCGGCTCCAGCTACGTGGTCGTCGGCAGCGACAACCGCAAGGGCGGGGCCAGCGTCGCCGAACGCTTCCTCGAGCAGGGCCGCCGCAAGCTGGTCTTCGTCGGCGACGTCGACCACGCCGAGGTGCAGGAACGCTGCGCCGGCTTCGTCGATACGCTGTCCGGCCGCGCCACGGTGCACATCCTGCGGCCCAAGGCTTTTACTTTCGAGGCCGGCTTCGACTGCGTGAATGCGCTGTTGAAGAAGAAGGCCGGCCACAGCTGCGACGGCCTGTTCGCCGCCAGCGACCTGCTGGCCATGGGCGCGATCCGCGCCCTGACCGAAGCCGGGCTGCGCGTGCCGGACGATATTTCGGTCGTCGGCTACGACGACACGCCGGGCGCGGCCAGCTTCGTGCCGCCGCTGACCAGCGTGCACCAATACCTGCGCGACGGCGGCGTGCTGCTCGCCCGGAAGATGCTGGCCATGATCGAAGGCCGCCCCGCGCAATCCGAAATGCTGCCCACGACCCTGATCGTGCGTCAGACCTGA